Proteins encoded within one genomic window of Empedobacter falsenii:
- a CDS encoding glycoside hydrolase family 28 protein, whose translation MKKYIKLLTVALAIVCSTHLSAQVDENIYKDIEFNMPKVKETSFPNRIVSIAQYGAKSDGIFKNTEAINKAISETSAKGGGKVVIPRGIWLSGPIEIKSNINLHLEDGALLIFSKDFNDYPLVETSFEGLNTTRTASPISAKNAQNIAITGNGTIDGNGDAWRFVKKGKMTDSQWKNLVASGGVLSDDKKTWFPSEGSKLGYISSSNFNVPDKINKEDLIKVRDFLRPVMVSIVNSDRVLLDGPTFQNSPAWNIHPLMSSNIIIRNLNVRNPWYSQNGDGLDLESCKNVLIYNNTFDVGDDAICIKSGKDKDGRDRGIPTENVIIKNNTVYHAHGGFVIGSEMSGGVRNVHVSGATFIGTDIGLRFKTTRGRGGLIENIYISNIDMINIPAQAIGFNMFYEGNSPIVEDDQNADDEKRNDKKVPVTEETPTIRNIFFKNINVVSSHEALFIMGLAEMNIKNIVVENSTFDTKKALSIIDADGIQLKNVKFNYKDGKAVTIFNSKNVDLSTTEFKSATTPEIKIIGNESDKIKLPKAFDKKNVTSSKEVKKNAVIN comes from the coding sequence ATGAAAAAATACATAAAACTACTTACAGTTGCGTTAGCAATTGTTTGTTCTACTCATTTATCAGCTCAAGTTGATGAGAATATTTACAAGGATATTGAGTTTAATATGCCGAAAGTAAAAGAAACTTCGTTCCCAAATCGTATTGTTTCAATTGCTCAATATGGCGCAAAATCGGACGGAATTTTCAAAAATACAGAAGCAATCAACAAAGCTATTTCAGAAACAAGCGCGAAAGGTGGAGGAAAAGTTGTTATTCCGCGCGGAATTTGGTTGAGTGGTCCTATCGAAATTAAAAGTAATATCAATTTACATTTAGAAGATGGCGCTTTATTGATTTTTAGTAAAGATTTCAACGATTATCCTTTGGTTGAAACAAGCTTCGAAGGTCTAAATACAACGCGTACAGCTTCTCCTATTTCTGCTAAAAATGCGCAGAATATTGCGATTACAGGAAATGGAACAATCGATGGAAATGGTGATGCGTGGCGTTTTGTAAAGAAGGGTAAAATGACAGATTCTCAATGGAAAAATCTAGTTGCGTCTGGCGGAGTTTTATCAGATGATAAAAAAACGTGGTTTCCAAGTGAAGGCTCTAAATTAGGTTATATCAGCAGTTCTAATTTTAATGTTCCTGATAAAATCAACAAAGAAGATTTAATTAAAGTAAGAGATTTTTTACGCCCAGTAATGGTTAGCATTGTCAATTCGGATCGTGTACTTTTAGATGGTCCAACGTTTCAAAATTCACCTGCATGGAATATTCATCCATTAATGAGTTCGAATATTATCATTCGAAATTTGAATGTTAGAAATCCTTGGTATTCGCAAAATGGAGATGGATTGGATTTAGAATCTTGTAAAAATGTGTTGATTTACAACAATACGTTTGATGTTGGTGATGATGCAATTTGTATCAAATCTGGAAAAGATAAAGATGGTCGCGATCGTGGAATTCCTACTGAAAATGTAATTATCAAAAATAACACAGTTTATCATGCGCACGGCGGATTTGTGATTGGTAGCGAAATGTCTGGTGGCGTTCGTAATGTTCATGTTTCTGGTGCAACTTTTATCGGAACAGATATTGGTTTAAGATTCAAAACGACTCGTGGACGTGGTGGATTAATCGAAAATATTTATATCTCTAATATTGATATGATTAATATTCCTGCGCAAGCAATTGGTTTTAACATGTTTTACGAAGGAAATTCTCCAATTGTAGAAGATGATCAAAATGCAGATGACGAAAAAAGGAATGATAAAAAAGTTCCTGTAACAGAGGAAACCCCAACAATTCGAAATATATTTTTCAAAAACATTAATGTTGTAAGTTCTCACGAAGCTTTGTTTATCATGGGACTTGCAGAAATGAATATTAAAAATATTGTGGTTGAAAATTCTACTTTCGACACAAAAAAAGCTTTAAGTATTATTGATGCTGATGGAATTCAACTGAAAAATGTAAAATTCAATTACAAAGACGGAAAAGCGGTTACAATTTTTAATAGTAAAAATGTTGATTTAAGCACTACTGAATTCAAGTCTGCTACAACTCCAGAAATTAAGATTATTGGTAATGAATCTGATAAAATTAAGTTACCAAAAGCATTTGATAAGAAGAATGTAACAAGTTCTAAAGAAGTCAAAAAGAATGCAGTTATCAATTAA
- a CDS encoding rhamnogalacturonan acetylesterase: MSIFCHAQKGKSITIFLIGDSTVADYTGDYDPGKNYMKNRYPIAGWGQEFQPFFAKDSVQDVKHLANKNIIVKDKAKGGRSTRTFFQEGRWREVYSQLKEGDYVLIQFGHNDAAEDKPERFVNLEGYKEFLRLYVDQTREKGAIPIILSPVARNYPWKNGKLENVHGEYPFVAKEIAKEKNVAFLDLNQLSMDFFSQKGQEYVTKTYFMNFGANLYDAYPNGQKDNTHFQIAGAKAVASIVFKEFKTIIQNKNIK, translated from the coding sequence ATGTCAATTTTTTGTCATGCACAAAAAGGAAAATCAATCACAATTTTCTTAATAGGAGATTCAACTGTTGCAGATTATACAGGCGATTATGATCCTGGTAAAAACTATATGAAAAACAGATATCCAATTGCTGGTTGGGGACAAGAATTTCAACCATTTTTTGCAAAAGATAGCGTACAAGATGTGAAACATTTAGCGAATAAAAATATCATCGTCAAGGATAAAGCAAAAGGTGGTCGAAGTACGCGTACTTTTTTTCAAGAAGGTAGATGGCGAGAGGTCTATTCACAACTAAAAGAAGGTGATTACGTGTTGATTCAATTTGGACATAATGATGCCGCCGAAGATAAACCAGAACGATTTGTAAATTTAGAAGGTTACAAGGAATTTTTGAGATTATATGTGGATCAAACAAGAGAAAAAGGTGCAATTCCGATTATTCTAAGTCCCGTTGCAAGAAATTATCCTTGGAAAAATGGAAAGCTAGAAAATGTACATGGCGAATATCCATTTGTCGCTAAAGAAATTGCAAAAGAAAAAAATGTTGCATTCTTAGATTTGAATCAATTATCAATGGATTTTTTTAGCCAAAAAGGACAAGAATATGTAACAAAAACCTATTTCATGAATTTTGGAGCGAATTTGTACGATGCTTATCCAAATGGACAAAAAGATAACACACATTTTCAAATTGCAGGCGCAAAAGCTGTCGCATCAATTGTTTTCAAAGAATTCAAAACTATCATTCAAAACAAAAACATTAAATAA
- a CDS encoding glycoside hydrolase family 43 protein, with protein sequence MKSTLILLSLLGLNFLPIHAQKSNVWVSDLGNGTYKNPVLHADYSDPDAIRVGDDFFMTASSFNEAPGLPILHSTDMINWKLVNHALPDVFPIKHFSTPKRGDGVWAPSIRFHNNEYYIYWGDPDFGIYMVKTKNPFGKWEDPILVEEGKGIIDTCPFWDEDGNAYIVHGWAGSRAGVKSLLTIKKMNAEGTKVLDKGKHIFDGHENHPTVEGPKVYKRNGFYYIFAPAGGVATGRQLVLRSKNIYGPYDEKIVLEQGKSTINGPHQGAWVDTKNGEDWFYHFQDADTYGRIVHLQPMKWINDWPFIGVDQDKNGIGEPVLTYKKPTISNKSEIINPSETDDFKGNDIGLQWQWSANPSIVWYSKLANQNFLRLFSIKVPENSNNLWTVPNLLTQKFPAPNFTASTKVKLTPEDATEGKTAGLLIMGTDYQSLVITNKKDGYYLQLIRAEKAEKNNPEKILSEVKLSTNEVFLKVKVSEPNGICQFSFSENGKKYTSIGEPFQAKPGKWIGAKVGIYSMSSQDAKRGGYADFDWFRIDKNEK encoded by the coding sequence CAGATTATTCTGATCCTGATGCAATTCGTGTCGGTGATGATTTTTTCATGACAGCTTCCAGTTTTAATGAAGCGCCAGGTTTACCAATTTTACATTCAACTGATATGATTAATTGGAAATTGGTCAATCATGCCCTACCCGATGTTTTTCCTATCAAACATTTTAGTACACCAAAAAGAGGCGATGGTGTTTGGGCGCCAAGTATCCGATTTCACAACAACGAATATTATATTTATTGGGGCGATCCAGATTTCGGAATTTATATGGTTAAAACCAAAAATCCTTTCGGGAAATGGGAAGATCCAATTTTAGTTGAAGAAGGAAAAGGTATTATTGATACATGTCCGTTTTGGGATGAGGACGGAAATGCCTATATCGTGCATGGTTGGGCAGGAAGTCGCGCTGGCGTAAAAAGCCTTTTGACAATCAAAAAAATGAATGCGGAAGGAACAAAAGTCTTAGATAAAGGAAAACACATTTTCGATGGACACGAAAATCACCCAACTGTCGAAGGACCAAAAGTTTATAAACGCAACGGTTTTTATTATATTTTTGCTCCTGCAGGTGGTGTAGCTACTGGTAGGCAATTGGTTTTACGTTCAAAAAATATTTATGGACCTTATGATGAAAAAATTGTTTTAGAACAAGGAAAATCAACTATCAATGGACCTCATCAAGGTGCTTGGGTGGATACAAAAAATGGAGAAGATTGGTTCTATCATTTTCAAGATGCAGATACGTATGGACGAATTGTTCATCTTCAACCAATGAAGTGGATCAACGATTGGCCGTTTATTGGTGTAGATCAAGATAAAAATGGAATTGGAGAACCTGTTTTGACATATAAAAAACCTACAATTTCGAATAAATCTGAAATTATAAATCCTTCGGAAACGGATGATTTTAAAGGAAATGATATTGGATTACAATGGCAATGGAGTGCAAATCCTTCAATTGTTTGGTACAGTAAGTTAGCAAATCAAAATTTTCTTCGTCTTTTCTCGATCAAAGTTCCTGAAAATTCGAATAATCTTTGGACGGTTCCTAATTTGTTAACGCAGAAATTTCCTGCACCAAATTTCACAGCTTCAACAAAAGTAAAACTTACGCCTGAAGATGCTACAGAAGGGAAAACTGCTGGTTTATTAATCATGGGAACAGATTATCAATCTTTAGTTATCACAAATAAAAAAGATGGATATTATTTACAATTGATTCGTGCAGAAAAAGCAGAGAAAAATAATCCCGAAAAAATTCTATCCGAAGTAAAATTATCAACTAATGAAGTTTTCTTGAAAGTAAAAGTGAGCGAACCAAACGGAATTTGTCAATTTAGTTTTAGTGAAAACGGAAAAAAATATACATCAATCGGAGAACCATTTCAAGCTAAACCAGGAAAATGGATTGGAGCAAAAGTTGGTATATATAGTATGAGTTCTCAAGATGCGAAACGTGGTGGTTATGCTGATTTTGATTGGTTCAGAATAGATAAAAACGAGAAATAA